The window CGCGAGGCGTTCGCCGACGTCCCCGACGTCCGTCGCGACGACCGGCAGGTTACACGCCATCGCTTCCTTGACCGAGTTCGGCGACCCCTCGCTTTTCGAGGTCAAAAGCAGCGCGTCGGCGGCGTTCATATATAAAGGCATCCGCGCGTGTGGGACGTCGTGGAGCGTCTGGATGACGATCTCGTCGTCGAGGTGGTCCCGAACCTGCTCGACGACGCGCTCCGCGCGCGGGTAGTCCTTCATCTCCCGTTTGGCCGCATACGGGAAGAGGACGTGTCTGGCGTCGTCCCGCCAGCCGACCGCGGCCCGCGCCTCGGGTCGGGGCATCGGCCGGAACAGTTCCAGGTCGATGCCGTGGGGGATGACGTGGCAATCGACCGCCAGCGCGTCGGCCATCTCCTCGCTCATGACGATGACGGCGTCGGCCCGCCGGGCACACCACTTGCTGAGCGGGGCCATCCCCCCCAGCAGGTCCGACCCCCACAGCGTGAGCACGACCGGGCGGTGCGGCTGGGCCAGCGCCATCGGCGCTGTCAGCCCGTAGTTGGCATGGACGAGGTCGTACGGCTCCAGCGCCTGCCGGAGCACGCGGCCGTAGAACCCGACGTAATCGAGCGGCGAGCGACTGCCCGCCGCCTCGTCGGTGACCCCCCGACTCCCGGCCACGCTCAGCGTCGTCTCCGTGATGCCCTGTCGCTGTAGCGCTTCGACCTGTTGTTCGTAGAACGGTGCGTCATCGTTGGTAACGAGATTCAATACCTGCATGGATGCCCCGACGAGCGGCCGTCTAGCGGGTTCCTCGACGCCGGATAAGTCGACGGGGGCGGCCCGTTCGGTTTGTTATGGTCTCCTTACTGGTACGGGCGACTCCGCGGACGACTGGCGGCATCGCCGAACGGGCTCTTGGCTGTTCTTAACAAAGATTCCTGGTACCCCAGATGCGCCCAGTAATGCCTCCAACTGCCCTGCAGTCTTCGACGGATACCGATGAGTGACGCCGCGCCGAACATCACACTCGTCTCCATCGACAGTCTCCGCGGCGACCACTGTGGCTACCTCGGCGACGACCGGGGACTCACGCCCGAACTGGACGAACTCGCCGCCGAGGGGGTGGCCTTCGAGAACGCCATCGCGACCGGTCCCCAGACGTTTTCCTCGATGCCGTCGGTCTTTACCGGCCGGCCGCGGCCGCCGACTTCCCTCGAAAACTACCCGCAGGAAAGCCACTGGGAGCGGCGGCTGGCGGCCATCGACGGCCACCTGCGCCGCTACGCGTCGCTGGCCGAGCGCCTGCAGGAACTCGGATACGACACGGCGGGTGTGACGCCGAACCCGTGGGCCTCGATGGCCTCCGGCTTCGACCGCGGCTTCGAGCGGTTCGTCGACTTCTCCGACCGCGGGTCGAAGGGATGGCCCCGCGCGCTCGCCGACCGCGTTCCCGGCATCGACGCCGACTCCCGGCCGGTCGAACTACTGTTGAACATGCTCGCTGGCGGGGAGTTTTTCGCCCAGTGGGGGGACCTCTACGACGAGATTCTGCGGACTCGCGAGGGGCTCTCCGAGCCGTACTTCCTGTGGGTGTTCATCCTCGATACCCACTTTCCCTTTATCACCTCCCGGGCCCACCGCGAAGAGCAGTCGCTGCTCGGAACCTACACCAGCGCCTATCGGTCCTCCGAGGCGATGCGGGGCAACTGCGCGGGCATGTCCGAGGAGGTCCGCGAGTCCGTCGGGCGGAGTTACCGCGACACCATCCGCGCGAGCGACGCCTTCCTCGGGCGGCTCCGGTCGGACCTCGCGGCCGACGACCCGGTGTTCATGATCCATTCGGACCACGGGGAGTCCTTCGGCGAACACGGCAACTACGGCCACCACCACAGACAGGTCTACGAGGAGAACGTCCACGTCCCCTACGTCGTCCACAACGCGGACGTGAGCGCGAACGTCAGCGCGCCGACGTCGCTGGCGTCCGTCTACGACACCGCACTCACCGTCGCCCGGGAGGGGACCTTCGACCCATCCGACGTGACCGCCCCGTCCGTCATCGCCTCCAGCGAGTGCGGCACCAACCGGGCCGTTCGAGGCCCGCAGTTCAAATACATCGAGCGGGGCGACGAGCGGCTCCTCTTCGACCTCGACGCCGACCCCGACGAGGTGATGGACCTCTCCGAGCAGCGCCCGGACCTGTGCCGGAAGTTCCGCCGACGGCTGACCCAACTCGATAGCCACACCGCCGAGACGGAGCAACTTCACCGGGCGACGAAAACGCTCGCGTCCCACGGCGGCATCTGACCCACGGGTCTCGGTCGGCTTTCCTTTCGATACGAACGGCGAAAAACAGCGGCAGCAGAGACGGCCGGTGTCGGCTCGGTTCTCCTCTTCGGACGCTCTTCGTCAGACTCGACGCCGTGCCACGAGCAGACCGATGGTGAGCAACGCCAACAGCGTGCCGACGACCCCGAGACTCCCGTCGCCCTCCGACTCGGTTGACATCTCGGCGTCGGCCGCCGCCGTCTCGGTGTCCGGGTCGGTATCCAGCGACTCGGGCGTGGTTGCCTCCGTTTCCGTCGTCGGGGTCGACGTAGTCGACGTCTCGCTCGTGGTCGTCTCCGAGTCGGTTCCACCGTCCGAACCGCCGGCGCTGGCGTCCTCACTGGTCGATTCGCCGCCTTCCTCGACCGTGATCGGCATTTCGACTCGGTCGCCCTCGGCCTCGGCAACGAGCGTCCGCACGCCGACATGGCTCGCACTGCTGTCCCAGGTCAGTTGGGTCCGTACCGTCTGGCCGGGCTGTATGTGGAGGCCATCCCGATCAACAGTCGCGTTGTCGACTGCAAGCCAGGTCTGTGCCGATGCCGCAACCTCGCCCGTGTTCGTCGTGTCGACCGTCACCTCCAGCGTCTCACCGGCGGTAATCGGCGCGTTGGTTTCGACGATGCTGATATTGAAAAACGCGCCCTCCTCTATCGTGGCGGACCCGCGCGGATAGTCGTCGTCGCTCTGGACGCTGAAGGTGGTGTCTCCGGCATCGCCCTCACCCGTCTGCCACCGAAGCGTCACGTTCTGGCTTTCGTTCGGCGAGAGCGTCACCGGTGGGTGTTCCACCGAATCGACGATTTCCAGGTTGTCGTCCTTCAGGTGAATCTGCTGGCTGTCCATCACGTCACCGGTGTTCGTAATCGTGGCGTTGACGACGAGCGGCTCGCCTTCGGTTATCGGCGCGTTCGTCCCCGTAATCTCGACGTCGAAGTTGGCTCCCTCGTCTTCGTGTTCAGCGGCGCTTACCCCGCCAGTAAGTGTAAATAACGTTACTAAAACCACGGTCGCCACCAGCATCCACGTACGGTCTCGAACCATGACTCATACCACAGCGGAATCGTGGTTAAGTATGCACTGGATACCGGACCCGAGCGATTTCGTAGAGTTACGCCGGCGGCGATAAGACGTTCCTACCGGGTGTTTGGGCGGGGCGTACCCCTGTCGCGGCCCTCGTCTCGCCGGTTCGCCCGAATTGCGAGCAGGTAGTTCCGGATTACCCTCCGTTTCCTCCATATAACAAATGATACGCTGGCCCTTCAGTCCGTATGCGACGGGGTTCCAGCGTCTGTCTCCTGACGGTCGTTCTACTGACCTGTGTACTCGGGGGCGCACTCCCGGACCTATCCGCCGCCGACAGCTCGGCGACGGCGGGTACAGGCAACCACTCGAACGTCTCGTCGGTCCTCATTGAACCTGTCTCGCCGCTACCGCCGATTCCCCCGCTTCCTCCGTCATCCCCCACGCCGACGCCAACGGTCACGCCGACGCCCGCCCAGACGCCGACACCTTCGTCTACTCCGTCGGCGACACCCTCAGCGACACCATCGTCGACACCCACAGCGACGCCGTCTCCTTCTCCAACGCCGTCGCCGACTCCGAGCGCGACGCCTGCACCGGCTGCGACGCCGCGGCCGACGGTCGAACCGGCGCCGACGGTCACGCCGACGCCAACCACGACACCGGCCCCGTTCCGGATTTCGACCTCCGAGGAGACGGCCATCGAAATCGTCGACGCATCCATTTCGCCGGACTGGGTTCGGGCGGGCTATACGTCCACGGTCCGGGTGACGCTCCACAACCCATTGGAGCGCGATAACCTGACGGTTCGCATCGTCCACGTCGAGGACCGGATTGCGACGCACAACGTGACCGTCCCCGCGGCCACGACGGTCGACCGCACCTTCGAAGTCACCTTCGAGACTCCCCGCTCCGGCATCCTCGTGGTGAACGACGTCCCGGTCGACGAACTGACCGTAGCCACGGCGGACGACGAGCCCACGACGACGAAGATGGCCACCGAGGTCGACGACCAGCCCGGGTTCGGTCCGTTCGTCGCGCTATTTGCCCTCCTCCTCGGCGTGTTGGCCGCACGTCGGTCGATGCGGGACTGACCGTCGACTCGTTGGCGGTCGGATGCGGTCGGGTCGCCGTCCGGTCCGCCGGGGTTCGTTGGTACTACCGACCCGATAGCAGCGGCGAAAACAGGTTACAGGTAGCCGAGCGACTCCAGGCGCTCCTGGATGGCGTCGGAGTCTTCCGGTTCGCTCTGGCTGTGTTCGGGAACCTCCTCTGGGTGCTCGCCCTCGTCGAGTTCCCGGAGGAGCGCTTCCAGAGCGAAGGTCACGTACTCCTCGACGGACTCGAAGTTCGTCTCCGGAAGCCGCTGTTCGATCTTCGTCCCGACGTGGTCCGGGAGTCGCACGCACCAGGTCTGGTCGGGCCGCTCTTCGGAGGCTGTTCTGTCGTTCGAAGGTGGGTTCTCGGTCATTGTTCGGTGGCGGTTTCGAGAATCGTTTCGACCATTCGTTCGGTCACGTCGGGCTGTTCCTCGATGAGGCGGTCGCGTTTCCGGTGCCATTCGGCCTCGTCGATGCCGGCCTCCACGAGGCGTTTGACCGCCTCGATGGCCCGGTCTTCGTCGCCGAAGGACGACAGCAGGCCGTAGCGGTCCTCCAGTTCGTGGAAGACGTTCTCGTCGTCGTCGCCGACCATCGTGTTCGTCCGGATTGCCGGCGTCCCGAGCAGGGCCGCCTCCGTCGACATCGTCCCGGAGTCGCCGACGTAGAGGTCGGCGTAATAAAGGACGTCGTGGATGGCCTCCGGCGGGGTCGGAAGCGCGTGGTCGGCCAAATCGGGCGGCAGGTCTCCCTCCGCCGAGAGGTAGACCGTCCCGTGCTCGGA of the Natronomonas halophila genome contains:
- a CDS encoding glycosyltransferase, with product MQVLNLVTNDDAPFYEQQVEALQRQGITETTLSVAGSRGVTDEAAGSRSPLDYVGFYGRVLRQALEPYDLVHANYGLTAPMALAQPHRPVVLTLWGSDLLGGMAPLSKWCARRADAVIVMSEEMADALAVDCHVIPHGIDLELFRPMPRPEARAAVGWRDDARHVLFPYAAKREMKDYPRAERVVEQVRDHLDDEIVIQTLHDVPHARMPLYMNAADALLLTSKSEGSPNSVKEAMACNLPVVATDVGDVGERLAGVDPSHVCRTDQQLVEGLVDVLERGGPSDGRAAIEPLGLDRMGERIRAVYESVL
- a CDS encoding PGF-CTERM sorting domain-containing protein, whose product is MERDNLTVRIVHVEDRIATHNVTVPAATTVDRTFEVTFETPRSGILVVNDVPVDELTVATADDEPTTTKMATEVDDQPGFGPFVALFALLLGVLAARRSMRD
- a CDS encoding CopG family transcriptional regulator yields the protein MTENPPSNDRTASEERPDQTWCVRLPDHVGTKIEQRLPETNFESVEEYVTFALEALLRELDEGEHPEEVPEHSQSEPEDSDAIQERLESLGYL
- a CDS encoding sulfatase, which produces MSDAAPNITLVSIDSLRGDHCGYLGDDRGLTPELDELAAEGVAFENAIATGPQTFSSMPSVFTGRPRPPTSLENYPQESHWERRLAAIDGHLRRYASLAERLQELGYDTAGVTPNPWASMASGFDRGFERFVDFSDRGSKGWPRALADRVPGIDADSRPVELLLNMLAGGEFFAQWGDLYDEILRTREGLSEPYFLWVFILDTHFPFITSRAHREEQSLLGTYTSAYRSSEAMRGNCAGMSEEVRESVGRSYRDTIRASDAFLGRLRSDLAADDPVFMIHSDHGESFGEHGNYGHHHRQVYEENVHVPYVVHNADVSANVSAPTSLASVYDTALTVAREGTFDPSDVTAPSVIASSECGTNRAVRGPQFKYIERGDERLLFDLDADPDEVMDLSEQRPDLCRKFRRRLTQLDSHTAETEQLHRATKTLASHGGI